One genomic window of Myxococcaceae bacterium includes the following:
- the dacB gene encoding D-alanyl-D-alanine carboxypeptidase/D-alanyl-D-alanine-endopeptidase, which translates to MLSHRPTLKMLIKPCKHASRNASLEMVFVEWRIRISTVKASWVAIQIFATGLFHPKIAGHALALMLLSACQTLPVTQHPSIHLGIEIRSVASGKVIYSQNADQPFIPASTVKLLTIATALAKLGPSYRFRTDVFYDGNLYLKGSGDPSFSLHDLDNLAAQIKQLAPGPIQDLVLDSSVFDQDLYGQDWLPEDFSFAYSAPVSGINLNLNRLILTFLPNGKILLDPLAFFIQLEQKGRRFKLKGPGIEIEDTLPIENQIRYKSYAIKNPEKWALALFQESLKRFGIQVKGKLRIGFVPSGLSTLTDHHSPLLSQMLINYTKFSNNLAHEALLKTLGHGSFQKGLEIVRTFTRIQGIVDGSGLSRSNRVTPTEMTQFLLREAQNFQISPELMASLPIAGKDGTLKSRLIGNAATNHLRAKTGTMKGVRALAGYFLSQSGNLCAFSAFTNHLHPNAFDRHIDSLLKNL; encoded by the coding sequence CAATTCAAATATTTGCTACGGGCCTTTTTCATCCTAAAATAGCCGGACACGCGCTTGCGCTGATGCTGCTCAGTGCCTGCCAAACCCTTCCTGTGACGCAGCACCCTTCTATCCACCTAGGCATTGAAATTCGCTCCGTTGCGTCTGGCAAAGTGATCTATTCACAGAATGCTGATCAGCCATTTATTCCAGCCAGTACAGTCAAACTCTTAACGATCGCTACCGCATTAGCAAAATTAGGACCTTCTTATCGTTTTCGGACGGATGTTTTTTACGATGGCAATCTTTATTTGAAGGGCTCCGGCGATCCTAGTTTTTCACTGCATGATTTAGACAACCTTGCGGCTCAAATTAAGCAACTTGCTCCAGGCCCGATTCAAGATTTGGTCCTTGATTCCAGTGTTTTTGATCAAGATCTCTACGGCCAGGATTGGTTGCCCGAAGATTTTAGTTTTGCATACTCCGCACCCGTTTCAGGGATTAATCTCAACTTGAATCGCCTCATCCTGACTTTTCTGCCCAATGGAAAAATTCTTCTGGATCCTTTGGCTTTTTTCATCCAATTGGAACAAAAGGGTCGTCGATTCAAGCTGAAAGGCCCAGGCATCGAAATTGAGGATACCTTACCGATAGAGAATCAGATTCGCTACAAAAGCTATGCGATCAAAAATCCGGAAAAATGGGCTCTTGCCCTGTTTCAAGAATCCTTAAAACGCTTTGGAATTCAGGTCAAAGGCAAGCTACGCATTGGCTTTGTACCCAGTGGGCTTTCCACTTTGACGGATCATCATTCACCCTTGCTTTCTCAAATGCTCATCAATTACACGAAATTTTCCAATAATTTAGCCCATGAAGCTTTATTGAAAACTCTGGGACACGGAAGCTTTCAAAAAGGCCTGGAGATCGTCAGAACCTTTACTCGGATTCAAGGAATTGTGGATGGATCTGGACTATCTCGTTCAAATCGCGTGACTCCTACGGAGATGACTCAATTTTTACTTCGAGAAGCTCAAAATTTTCAAATTTCTCCAGAACTGATGGCTTCCCTTCCCATTGCAGGAAAAGATGGTACCTTGAAATCCAGATTGATAGGAAATGCTGCCACCAACCATCTCCGAGCCAAAACCGGAACGATGAAGGGCGTCCGGGCTTTAGCAGGATACTTTCTAAGCCAATCCGGTAATCTTTGTGCCTTTTCAGCTTTCACGAACCATCTTCATCCCAATGCTTTTGATCGACACATAGACTCTTTGCTTAAAAATCTTTAA
- a CDS encoding MATE family efflux transporter has protein sequence MNPRGSFKEVVQVSWPLMVGMLSFTIMDVTGTLMVGRLGTRELAAVGMSTSVMFLINSFFIGFFESVKILVSQAMGAKQQETAQIAGWQGLFLAIPMGFAVIGLTYLGPILFSFFGSSESLRALTEHYFGLRLWATPFWFVTLVLSSYFQGTGNTRLPMRINLFMCLFNVVVNQILIFGLGPIPAFGIDGSAYSTILCDFGGMVVILVAFLKRVDLKPQIHLPMIRKLFSLGVPVGIRWLLDTGGWTFVVGMIARLGEVPLAANQIATKIMCLSLLPVYGISEAACILAGQSVGAGDIPALKRSYWATLQLSVGIMIITGLIFALSPGPLVRLFQNNSDVLLVASEVLMLVGCYQVLSALSLVTAGVLNGTGDTRFTMVLLILSSWFVMVPGAYLLGIHMELGVFGMWLSLIAHETVLVIGTQWRFHSGRWRNHLAI, from the coding sequence ATGAATCCACGCGGCAGTTTTAAAGAAGTTGTTCAGGTTTCTTGGCCTTTGATGGTCGGGATGCTTTCGTTTACAATTATGGATGTCACAGGCACCTTGATGGTCGGACGGCTCGGCACGAGAGAACTCGCAGCCGTGGGAATGTCTACATCCGTGATGTTCTTAATCAATTCTTTTTTCATTGGTTTTTTTGAAAGTGTTAAAATTTTGGTCTCGCAAGCCATGGGAGCCAAACAGCAAGAAACTGCGCAGATTGCTGGGTGGCAGGGGCTCTTCTTAGCCATTCCAATGGGTTTTGCGGTGATCGGGCTAACCTACTTGGGACCCATTTTATTTTCATTTTTTGGAAGTTCTGAATCTTTGCGGGCGCTTACTGAGCACTATTTTGGCCTGCGTCTTTGGGCAACCCCTTTTTGGTTCGTTACTTTGGTGCTCTCAAGCTACTTCCAAGGGACCGGTAACACACGCCTGCCCATGCGAATCAACTTATTCATGTGTCTTTTCAATGTGGTAGTCAACCAAATTTTAATTTTTGGCCTTGGCCCCATTCCTGCGTTTGGAATCGATGGTTCGGCCTATTCTACGATTTTGTGCGATTTTGGGGGAATGGTTGTGATCTTAGTGGCCTTTTTGAAAAGGGTCGACCTCAAACCACAGATCCACTTGCCAATGATTCGCAAGCTTTTTTCGCTGGGAGTACCCGTTGGAATTCGTTGGCTCTTGGATACCGGAGGCTGGACCTTTGTGGTGGGCATGATCGCTCGGCTGGGCGAAGTCCCTCTGGCTGCCAATCAAATTGCAACCAAAATCATGTGTTTAAGCCTGCTGCCTGTGTATGGAATCTCGGAAGCTGCCTGCATTTTAGCGGGTCAATCCGTTGGAGCTGGAGATATCCCTGCCTTGAAGCGCTCTTATTGGGCAACCTTGCAACTATCGGTTGGCATCATGATCATCACCGGCTTGATTTTTGCTTTAAGCCCAGGCCCTTTGGTCCGTTTATTCCAAAATAATTCAGATGTTCTGCTCGTGGCGTCCGAAGTATTGATGCTGGTGGGATGCTATCAAGTTCTGTCCGCTCTTTCACTAGTGACCGCCGGAGTTTTGAACGGAACCGGTGATACTCGATTTACGATGGTGCTTCTCATCCTCAGCAGTTGGTTCGTCATGGTTCCAGGAGCGTATCTGTTGGGTATTCACATGGAGCTTGGGGTTTTCGGCATGTGGCTGTCTCTTATCGCACACGAAACCGTTCTAGTGATTGGCACTCAATGGCGTTTTCATTCAGGTCGCTGGCGAAACCATCTGGCCATCTAG
- a CDS encoding SPOR domain-containing protein — translation MIRLISIVTGLGLMFGMGFWVGRISDILPEMDSEVPLELRDKTFKEVKKRLELTYYSELMKKPEQTEILPLEPEESKGAAAPEPVPVEANTAPSKATPDKMAAALAHVLGDETPASVQKVVDEALPSGTGSAFAIQIASFPNRENATELVSRLQKKGYRAKLVQADIPERGQVFRVRIHGFQTREEADSYRAQNGLEGIVVAQ, via the coding sequence ATGATACGACTGATTAGTATCGTTACAGGATTGGGCCTTATGTTCGGAATGGGCTTCTGGGTGGGGCGTATTTCCGATATTTTGCCAGAAATGGACTCCGAAGTACCCTTAGAGCTTCGAGATAAGACCTTCAAAGAGGTTAAGAAGCGCTTGGAATTGACTTACTACAGCGAGCTCATGAAGAAGCCAGAGCAAACCGAGATTCTGCCGCTTGAGCCGGAAGAAAGCAAAGGAGCAGCAGCGCCTGAACCTGTTCCAGTAGAAGCCAATACGGCTCCTTCGAAAGCAACTCCAGATAAAATGGCCGCAGCTCTGGCTCATGTTTTGGGCGATGAAACACCCGCTTCGGTCCAAAAAGTGGTTGATGAGGCGCTGCCATCCGGGACTGGGTCCGCATTTGCGATTCAGATCGCTTCCTTTCCAAATCGCGAAAACGCTACAGAGCTTGTGAGTCGTTTACAAAAGAAAGGCTACCGTGCCAAATTGGTCCAAGCCGATATTCCTGAAAGAGGACAAGTGTTTCGCGTTCGAATCCATGGGTTTCAGACGCGAGAAGAGGCGGACAGCTACCGTGCTCAAAACGGGTTGGAAGGGATTGTGGTAGCTCAATAA
- a CDS encoding arginine--tRNA ligase, which produces MEEQLRQILLDTIALKWPALEIPEFIIEQPKNGLHGDYSSNIAMLLTKQLSLPPREIAKQICESLVDPLGMISAIEMAGPGFINFKVENRFLQKVIQVILAQGLEYGKQPQNGKSVLIEFVSANPTGPLHLGHARPAFLGDAIARVLTVAGYAVTREHYINDAGNQVLTLGRSVYARYCQLFGRKMELAQDAYPGEYVIEIAQKLKQEDGDIWLDRTDYLDRFVSFSVAENLRNIRETLEKAGIVFDSWYSEKTLYAKEAIPKLLKDLRDREMLYEASQAAGTNEKIRREESKAAQYTHQQEGGTFIKTSLFGDEEDRIIVRKNGVPVYLTADIAYHQEKYTRGFDRLIDVFGADHGGHVPRMRACMRALDLSDDKLDFVLVQIVRMIKDGQEMRFSKRNGQIIELSEFIDEVGTDVARVIFLMRSAHAQFDFDLDLAKRQSNENPVFYLQYGYARMATILSKVSLADVTVETLARLQLPEERNMLKKMALFPDVVRMAAQSLEPHRVLFYAQDLIADFHSYFTQYRHKERIISEDQELTQARLAMVKSLKQIIFNSLSILGISAPEHMEHDTTD; this is translated from the coding sequence ATGGAAGAACAACTGCGGCAAATATTGCTTGATACCATTGCGTTAAAATGGCCGGCCTTGGAAATACCTGAATTTATCATTGAGCAGCCTAAAAATGGGCTGCATGGTGACTATTCTTCGAATATCGCGATGCTCTTGACCAAGCAGCTTAGCCTGCCTCCGCGTGAGATCGCGAAGCAAATCTGCGAGAGCCTGGTAGACCCCCTGGGGATGATTTCTGCGATTGAAATGGCTGGGCCTGGCTTTATTAACTTTAAAGTCGAGAATCGTTTTCTACAGAAAGTCATACAGGTTATTTTGGCTCAAGGATTGGAGTATGGGAAGCAGCCTCAAAACGGGAAATCGGTTTTGATCGAATTCGTTTCAGCCAACCCGACAGGCCCACTGCACTTGGGGCATGCAAGGCCCGCCTTTTTAGGGGATGCCATTGCTCGGGTTTTGACTGTAGCCGGTTATGCAGTCACGCGTGAGCACTATATCAATGACGCGGGCAATCAAGTCTTGACCTTAGGCCGAAGCGTCTATGCGCGATATTGTCAACTTTTTGGCAGAAAAATGGAATTGGCTCAGGATGCGTACCCTGGCGAATACGTGATAGAGATCGCGCAGAAGTTGAAACAGGAAGACGGCGATATTTGGTTGGATCGAACGGATTATTTAGATCGTTTTGTTTCATTTTCAGTGGCAGAAAATCTGAGAAATATTCGGGAGACGCTTGAGAAAGCGGGCATTGTTTTTGATTCTTGGTATTCGGAGAAAACACTTTATGCGAAAGAAGCGATTCCGAAGCTACTAAAGGACCTAAGAGATCGCGAAATGCTTTACGAAGCGTCTCAAGCTGCAGGAACGAATGAGAAGATTCGCCGAGAAGAAAGCAAAGCTGCGCAATACACCCATCAGCAAGAGGGGGGTACCTTCATTAAGACAAGCTTGTTCGGAGATGAAGAGGATCGGATCATTGTCCGTAAAAACGGTGTGCCCGTCTATCTGACAGCGGATATTGCTTATCATCAAGAAAAATACACGCGTGGGTTTGATCGTTTGATTGATGTGTTTGGAGCGGATCACGGTGGGCATGTACCTCGCATGCGCGCTTGCATGCGTGCTTTGGATCTGTCGGACGACAAGCTTGACTTTGTTTTGGTTCAAATCGTCCGAATGATTAAAGATGGTCAAGAAATGCGTTTTTCTAAGCGAAATGGACAAATTATTGAGCTATCCGAGTTTATTGACGAAGTAGGGACGGATGTTGCCCGGGTGATATTTTTGATGCGATCGGCCCATGCGCAGTTTGATTTTGATCTCGATTTAGCGAAGCGGCAAAGCAACGAAAACCCTGTTTTCTATTTGCAATACGGTTACGCTCGTATGGCCACAATTCTATCTAAGGTATCGCTTGCGGACGTGACCGTAGAGACATTGGCTCGGCTGCAATTGCCTGAAGAACGAAATATGCTGAAGAAGATGGCCTTGTTTCCGGATGTGGTTCGAATGGCCGCTCAATCTTTAGAGCCTCATCGAGTTCTTTTTTATGCTCAAGATTTAATTGCTGATTTCCATTCTTATTTTACGCAGTATCGCCATAAAGAGCGAATTATCTCTGAAGATCAAGAATTAACACAAGCAAGATTGGCAATGGTGAAAAGTTTAAAACAAATCATCTTTAATTCACTGTCTATTTTGGGCATATCCGCCCCGGAGCATATGGAACATGATACGACTGATTAG
- the ribA gene encoding GTP cyclohydrolase II, with the protein MGIDKPLQGKIVTSTDSVKRLDLYAETNLPTRHGLFRCIVFRDSKGLEHVAMVQGNIEGQSRVLCRVHSECLTSEVFGSLKCDCKEQLDSALDLIHTQGRGLVLYLRQEGRGIGLGNKVRAYALQEKGFDTVDANEVLGLPVDARDFGIAAAMLHQLGVESIELLTSNPLKIRALETAGVVVFRKKLDTPSISNEARAYVSVKQKRLGHLK; encoded by the coding sequence ATGGGCATCGATAAACCTCTGCAAGGCAAGATAGTCACCTCAACGGACTCGGTCAAGCGACTGGACCTCTATGCAGAAACGAATCTGCCTACGCGTCATGGCTTATTTCGTTGTATCGTTTTTCGTGACTCCAAGGGGCTGGAGCATGTGGCCATGGTTCAAGGAAACATTGAAGGCCAGAGCCGTGTATTGTGCCGGGTTCATTCCGAATGTCTGACCAGCGAGGTCTTTGGGTCGTTGAAGTGCGACTGTAAGGAGCAACTGGATTCCGCCTTGGATCTCATTCATACTCAAGGTCGAGGTCTTGTGCTTTATTTGAGGCAAGAAGGGCGCGGGATTGGGCTTGGAAATAAGGTCCGAGCTTATGCGCTGCAAGAAAAAGGGTTTGATACGGTCGATGCGAATGAGGTTTTGGGGCTGCCCGTGGATGCGCGAGATTTTGGGATCGCTGCAGCGATGCTGCATCAGCTTGGTGTAGAGTCGATTGAATTGTTGACGAGCAATCCTCTTAAAATTCGTGCACTGGAAACGGCAGGGGTTGTGGTTTTTCGTAAAAAGCTGGATACACCCTCCATTTCGAATGAGGCTCGTGCTTATGTATCGGTGAAGCAGAAGCGACTTGGGCATCTTAAGTGA
- a CDS encoding zinc ribbon domain-containing protein — MPIYEFRCKYCHNQQEVLQKINDPAPKHCSACEKESGMEKVVSHTSFQLKGGGWYSEGYASSKPSCNQEGCSPDKPACQSAS, encoded by the coding sequence ATGCCCATTTACGAATTCCGATGTAAGTACTGCCATAACCAACAAGAGGTGTTGCAGAAAATAAATGACCCAGCGCCTAAGCATTGTAGCGCATGTGAAAAAGAAAGTGGGATGGAAAAAGTTGTTAGCCATACTTCTTTTCAATTAAAAGGAGGAGGCTGGTACAGTGAGGGCTACGCTTCCTCGAAGCCTTCCTGCAACCAAGAGGGTTGTAGCCCAGACAAACCTGCGTGCCAATCGGCATCTTAA
- the rpsI gene encoding 30S ribosomal protein S9, with amino-acid sequence MSNIQFYATGRRKVASARVWLRPGSGVITVNGRSLISYFGREVLQMMIRQPFEASEMSNRYDVNATVVGGGLSGQAGALRHGISRALTEIDEGALRPALKKGGFLTRDARMVERKKYGRAGARKRFQYSKR; translated from the coding sequence ATGTCAAATATCCAATTTTATGCCACAGGTCGTCGAAAAGTTGCTTCAGCCCGTGTTTGGTTGAGGCCTGGTTCGGGAGTTATCACGGTCAATGGTCGTTCTTTGATCTCTTATTTCGGACGAGAAGTCCTTCAAATGATGATTCGTCAACCGTTTGAGGCGAGCGAAATGTCTAATCGTTACGATGTCAACGCGACTGTGGTTGGAGGAGGCCTTTCCGGTCAAGCAGGAGCTTTGCGCCATGGGATTTCACGTGCGCTGACCGAAATTGATGAAGGTGCTTTGAGACCTGCTTTGAAAAAAGGCGGATTTCTCACTCGAGACGCGCGTATGGTCGAACGTAAAAAATACGGTCGAGCCGGTGCTCGTAAACGCTTCCAGTATTCGAAGCGATAG
- the rplM gene encoding 50S ribosomal protein L13 gives MKTPNLSEKSINREWFVVDATNAVVGRLATQVASVLRGKHKPIFTPHLDTGDFVVVVNAGKARFTGTKEVNKQYWRYTGFPGGERSRTPTEQRERAPERIMFAAIKGMLPKGPLGRQMLTKLKVYADAEHPHAAQQPKPLTVLANKGA, from the coding sequence ATGAAAACACCGAATCTATCGGAAAAATCCATAAACCGTGAGTGGTTTGTGGTCGACGCAACAAACGCTGTTGTGGGTCGTTTAGCCACCCAAGTTGCTTCTGTACTAAGAGGCAAGCATAAACCAATATTTACGCCGCACCTTGATACAGGTGATTTCGTCGTGGTTGTGAATGCAGGAAAAGCTCGCTTTACAGGCACCAAAGAGGTCAATAAACAATATTGGCGTTACACTGGTTTTCCCGGCGGAGAACGCTCCCGTACCCCTACGGAACAGCGTGAACGTGCCCCTGAACGGATCATGTTTGCTGCCATTAAGGGCATGTTGCCCAAGGGGCCATTGGGTCGTCAAATGTTGACCAAGCTAAAAGTTTACGCAGATGCTGAACATCCGCATGCTGCTCAACAGCCTAAACCCTTAACTGTATTAGCCAACAAGGGAGCCTAA
- a CDS encoding shikimate dehydrogenase: MKRFVLLGKFIDHSLSPAIHREAFKEAGLDWSYGLMPVLEAELGSAVNELRLGRIQGANVTTPYKEAIIPYLDRLSPAAQAIGAVNTLYCVDGLLWGANTDAEGFIRDLRAKEPGFKDRSFLVLGAGGAAKAVQYALRQAGVSHVDTWTRQSLKALEALEITVHCTPGLDERAMAQLKWRPGQVFYDLRYTPEQTDLMRLAIKSGAVAYGGLGMLQEQARLSFDIWKSAILFKPVAP; the protein is encoded by the coding sequence ATGAAACGATTTGTTTTACTGGGTAAATTCATTGATCACAGCTTGAGTCCCGCGATTCATCGTGAAGCGTTTAAGGAAGCGGGTTTGGACTGGAGCTATGGCTTAATGCCGGTTTTAGAAGCTGAGTTGGGTTCTGCGGTCAACGAGCTTCGTTTGGGTCGCATTCAGGGAGCCAATGTGACTACCCCCTATAAAGAAGCGATTATTCCGTATTTGGATCGGCTGAGCCCTGCGGCTCAAGCCATTGGTGCGGTCAATACGCTTTACTGTGTGGATGGATTGCTTTGGGGAGCCAATACCGACGCGGAGGGTTTTATTCGAGATCTCCGAGCCAAAGAGCCTGGATTCAAAGACCGAAGCTTTTTAGTTCTAGGGGCAGGAGGGGCGGCCAAGGCTGTCCAATATGCTTTGAGACAAGCAGGGGTTTCTCATGTCGATACTTGGACGCGTCAATCTCTGAAAGCTCTCGAAGCTCTTGAAATAACAGTTCATTGCACCCCGGGTTTGGATGAACGAGCGATGGCACAATTAAAATGGAGGCCTGGACAGGTATTCTATGATTTGCGTTATACTCCCGAGCAAACGGATCTCATGCGTTTGGCCATCAAATCGGGAGCAGTGGCCTACGGTGGCTTGGGGATGCTTCAGGAGCAAGCTCGCTTAAGCTTTGATATCTGGAAATCAGCGATTTTGTTTAAACCAGTAGCACCTTGA
- a CDS encoding phosphatidylglycerophosphatase A, translating to MLNSKWISTWGGVGFSPIAPGTMASLVSLLLWIPLMKWGSFGLWAAVWFLLFALGFWAIGTYQQKTKKHDASEIVIDEVLGQGLALWACPDHWAFILLAVGLFRLFDILKPWPISWIDRSLKTPSGVLLDDLMAGIFSALVIAFIS from the coding sequence ATGCTGAATTCTAAGTGGATTTCAACCTGGGGAGGGGTTGGCTTTTCACCTATTGCACCGGGAACGATGGCTTCTTTGGTGTCTCTTCTTCTTTGGATTCCCTTAATGAAATGGGGCTCCTTCGGGCTTTGGGCAGCAGTTTGGTTCCTTCTGTTTGCTTTGGGGTTTTGGGCCATTGGAACTTATCAGCAGAAAACTAAAAAGCACGATGCTTCTGAAATTGTCATCGATGAAGTCTTAGGGCAAGGATTGGCTTTGTGGGCTTGTCCGGATCATTGGGCATTTATTCTGCTTGCTGTCGGGCTTTTTAGGCTTTTCGACATTCTAAAGCCTTGGCCAATTTCTTGGATTGATCGTTCGCTCAAGACTCCATCAGGTGTTTTATTGGATGATTTGATGGCGGGAATTTTCTCCGCTTTAGTAATTGCTTTTATTTCTTAA
- the ftsZ gene encoding cell division protein FtsZ: MIEFDEMQQKGPRIKVVGVGGGGGNAVNNMIQHGIAGVEFIVANTDCQAINMSMADVKLQLGQSCTKGLGAGAKPEVGANAARESIDRIEELLQGADMVFIAAGMGGGTGTGAAPIIADVAQRLGALTVGVVTKPFLFEGNRRKKSAESGVEALKQSVDTLIVVPNNRLLQLADSSTSMLDAFKMADQVLLNAVKGISDIITQQGIVNVDFADAISVMSDQGMALMGIGTGKGENRAIEAAQKAISSPLLEDISVDGAMGILVNVTGGKSLTLHEVNDAIELITKAAHEDANIIFGYVVDESLEDDVTITVIATGFETAKRQAAKLGHTFTAVPPAAVPVYRASPAHVPAALSSYAVPAASIPTPIPMAPPLPAPTPSQPVGAQTMSYPPPALAPLLRHEVKVPVLAPMEEDASLTVHESPMQKTKEDEYDIPAFLRRNNAEF; encoded by the coding sequence ATGATTGAATTTGATGAAATGCAGCAAAAAGGTCCGCGGATAAAAGTAGTAGGGGTTGGCGGCGGTGGCGGAAACGCGGTGAACAATATGATTCAGCACGGGATAGCCGGCGTGGAGTTCATCGTCGCGAACACCGATTGCCAGGCCATTAATATGAGCATGGCCGATGTTAAACTCCAGCTTGGACAGAGCTGTACGAAGGGCTTGGGGGCCGGAGCGAAACCGGAAGTGGGAGCCAATGCTGCTCGTGAGAGCATCGACCGGATCGAGGAACTTCTACAAGGAGCCGATATGGTTTTTATTGCCGCTGGAATGGGCGGTGGTACTGGAACCGGGGCTGCTCCGATTATTGCAGATGTGGCTCAACGATTAGGTGCCCTGACCGTAGGGGTTGTGACGAAGCCTTTTCTTTTTGAAGGAAATCGTCGTAAAAAATCAGCGGAGTCTGGCGTAGAAGCTCTCAAGCAATCTGTGGATACCCTGATTGTGGTTCCCAATAATCGCCTTTTGCAATTAGCGGATTCAAGTACATCGATGCTCGATGCGTTTAAAATGGCAGACCAAGTTCTGCTGAACGCGGTCAAGGGGATCAGCGACATCATCACGCAGCAGGGTATTGTCAACGTCGACTTTGCAGATGCGATTTCTGTCATGAGTGACCAAGGCATGGCTTTGATGGGGATTGGAACCGGAAAAGGTGAAAATCGAGCGATTGAGGCAGCTCAAAAAGCGATATCCAGTCCCTTGCTGGAAGATATCTCCGTGGATGGAGCAATGGGTATTCTGGTCAATGTGACCGGAGGGAAATCGCTTACTTTGCACGAAGTGAATGACGCGATCGAGCTTATTACCAAAGCGGCTCACGAAGATGCGAACATCATTTTTGGTTATGTGGTCGATGAATCTCTGGAAGATGATGTGACCATTACAGTGATTGCTACGGGTTTTGAGACGGCGAAACGCCAGGCAGCAAAATTGGGGCATACTTTCACGGCGGTACCTCCTGCTGCAGTGCCTGTTTATCGGGCCTCTCCTGCGCATGTTCCTGCTGCGCTTTCTTCGTATGCAGTACCGGCGGCCTCCATACCAACACCGATTCCAATGGCTCCGCCGCTGCCGGCTCCAACGCCTTCGCAGCCTGTGGGAGCTCAAACGATGAGTTATCCTCCTCCTGCTTTGGCTCCGTTGCTGCGCCATGAAGTTAAGGTGCCCGTTTTAGCGCCGATGGAAGAAGATGCCTCTTTGACCGTACACGAGTCGCCTATGCAAAAAACGAAAGAAGACGAATACGATATTCCGGCTTTCTTGCGACGCAATAATGCTGAATTCTAA
- the ftsA gene encoding cell division protein FtsA, translating into MTSLIVGLDIGTTKIVAVVGELSPSGVQIVGVGTSPSKGLRKGVVVNIEATVAAMQRAIAEAQRTTKVSIKRVVAGIAGAHIQGVNSHAVVAIKDGEVKKSDIERVIEAAKSVSIPSDREILHTLPQEFIIDGQDGIREPLGMSGRRLEAKIHIVTGQISSAQNIIKCAERCSLEVSDIVLEQLASAYAVLSDDERELGVALIDIGGGTTDVAIFSHGSIQHTSVIPIGGQHLTNDIAVGLRTLQESAEEIKKTYGSASAKMIGKDEVIEVPSIGARPDRILRRQILGDILEPRVEEIFELIGHEIQKVGLRELLASGVVITGGSALLPGLIEVGESILGLPVRRGVPQGVGGLLDVIKSPIYATGVGLVLYGAKNLSRQENVYFRLKNRIGAWIQDMI; encoded by the coding sequence GTGACTTCCTTGATTGTTGGTTTGGATATTGGAACAACGAAAATTGTCGCGGTGGTAGGCGAATTATCACCGAGCGGTGTTCAGATTGTTGGGGTCGGCACGAGCCCTTCTAAAGGACTCCGTAAGGGCGTTGTTGTCAATATTGAGGCAACCGTCGCTGCGATGCAAAGAGCGATTGCAGAAGCTCAAAGAACCACAAAAGTCTCGATTAAACGAGTCGTTGCTGGTATTGCGGGAGCTCATATTCAGGGTGTCAATAGCCATGCTGTGGTTGCCATCAAAGACGGAGAGGTTAAAAAATCCGATATTGAACGTGTGATTGAAGCGGCTAAGTCTGTTTCAATCCCGAGTGATCGAGAAATTTTACATACGCTTCCCCAAGAATTTATCATCGACGGTCAAGATGGCATTCGCGAGCCTTTGGGGATGTCAGGTCGTCGCCTGGAAGCTAAAATTCACATTGTAACCGGTCAAATTAGTTCAGCTCAAAATATTATCAAGTGCGCGGAAAGATGCTCTTTGGAAGTGTCAGATATCGTTCTGGAGCAGCTTGCTTCCGCTTATGCTGTTTTGAGTGACGATGAGCGTGAGTTAGGGGTTGCTTTAATTGATATTGGGGGTGGAACAACCGATGTTGCAATATTTTCTCATGGTTCTATACAGCATACTTCGGTGATACCAATTGGTGGCCAGCATCTGACAAATGATATTGCAGTTGGTCTTCGAACACTGCAAGAGAGTGCTGAGGAAATCAAAAAAACGTATGGCTCTGCCAGCGCAAAGATGATAGGAAAAGACGAAGTCATAGAGGTCCCAAGTATCGGTGCAAGACCAGACCGTATCTTGCGAAGGCAGATTTTAGGAGATATCCTGGAGCCTCGTGTCGAAGAGATTTTTGAGTTGATTGGGCATGAGATTCAAAAAGTTGGCTTGCGTGAGCTACTGGCTTCTGGGGTGGTTATAACCGGAGGATCTGCTTTGTTGCCAGGGCTGATTGAGGTGGGTGAAAGCATCTTAGGGCTTCCTGTTCGCAGAGGGGTTCCTCAAGGGGTCGGTGGATTGTTGGATGTCATAAAGAGTCCAATCTATGCTACGGGTGTTGGATTGGTTCTGTACGGGGCCAAGAATTTGAGTCGACAAGAGAATGTTTATTTCAGGTTGAAAAATAGAATCGGTGCCTGGATTCAAGATATGATTTAA